One Paraburkholderia agricolaris genomic region harbors:
- a CDS encoding efflux RND transporter permease subunit, whose translation MSTPHEEGRFNLSAWALRHQALVVFLIALATAFGVLAYTRLAQSEDPPFTFRVMVIRTFWPGATARQVQEQVTDRIGRKLQETPAIDFVRSYSRPGESLMFFSMKDSAPVKDVPETWYQVRKKVGDIAATLPPGIQGPFFNDEFGDVYTNIYTLEGDGFSAAQLHDYADQLRTVLLRVPGVGKVDYFGDPDQHIYIEITNTQLTRLGISPQQLGQAINSQNSISPAGTLTTTDDRVFVRPTGQFKDVNALADTLIRINNRSFRLGDIATIKRGYDDPVATQMRSGGKAVLGIGVTMQPGGDVIRLGKALDQQMGNLRGYLPAGLHLVEVSSMPNAVAHSVDDFLEAVAEAIAIVLVVSLLSLGVRTGMVVVISIPVVLAVTALCMYLFDIGLHKVSLGTLVLALGLLVDDAIIAVEMMSVKLEQGWTRTRAAAFAYTSTAFPMLTGTLVTVSGFLPIALAKSSTGEYTRSIFEVSAIALIASWLAAVVLIPLLGYHMLPERKRQAHEAEDHEHDIYDTRFYTRLRGWIGWCIERRFVVLAITVVLFVLAMAGFTLVPQQFFPSSDRPELLVDVRLPEGASFEATLRQAERLEKTLVGRPEIDHTVDFVGTGAPRFYLPLDQQLPQPNFAQFVITAKSVKDREKLAQWLEPELRNNFPAIRTRLSRLENGPPVGYPVQFRVSGDDIATVRSIAERVAATLRADGGTRNVQFDWDEPAERSVRFEVDQKKARELGVSSEDISSFLAMTLSGYTVTQYRERDKLISVDLRAPKAERVDPSELVTLAMPTPNGPVPLGTLGHLRNDLEYGVIWERDRQPTITVQSDVAPGAQGIDVTHAVDKALGPIRATLPVGYRIEIGGSVEESGKGQTSINAQMPIMIIAVLTLLMIQLQSFARVLMVVLTAPLGLIGVVATLLLFGQPFGFVAMLGVIAMFGIIMRNSVILVDQIEQDIAAGHKRFDAIVGATVRRFRPITLTAAAAVLALIPLLRSNFFGPMATALMGGITSATILTLFYLPALYAMSFRVRSDEREPPAPSGTTHTGN comes from the coding sequence ATGAGCACCCCGCATGAAGAAGGACGCTTCAACCTGTCCGCATGGGCGCTGCGCCATCAGGCGCTAGTTGTCTTCCTGATCGCGCTCGCGACCGCGTTCGGCGTTCTCGCCTATACCCGTCTCGCCCAATCCGAAGACCCGCCCTTCACGTTCCGCGTTATGGTGATCCGCACCTTCTGGCCCGGCGCGACCGCGCGCCAGGTCCAGGAACAGGTCACCGACCGCATCGGCCGCAAACTGCAGGAAACGCCTGCCATCGATTTCGTGCGCAGTTACTCGCGCCCCGGCGAATCGCTGATGTTTTTCTCGATGAAAGACTCGGCGCCGGTCAAGGACGTGCCCGAAACCTGGTATCAGGTGCGCAAGAAAGTCGGCGATATCGCGGCGACCTTGCCGCCCGGTATTCAGGGTCCGTTTTTCAACGACGAATTCGGCGACGTCTACACCAACATCTATACCCTCGAAGGCGACGGTTTTTCCGCCGCGCAACTGCACGATTACGCCGACCAGTTACGCACGGTGCTGCTGCGCGTGCCGGGCGTCGGCAAGGTCGACTATTTCGGCGATCCGGATCAGCACATCTACATCGAGATCACCAATACGCAACTCACGCGCCTCGGCATCTCGCCGCAGCAACTGGGGCAGGCAATCAATTCGCAAAACAGCATCTCGCCGGCGGGCACGCTGACCACCACCGACGACCGCGTGTTCGTGCGCCCCACCGGCCAGTTCAAGGACGTCAATGCGCTCGCCGACACGCTGATCCGCATCAACAACCGCTCGTTCCGTCTCGGCGACATCGCGACCATCAAACGCGGTTACGACGATCCGGTCGCCACGCAAATGCGCTCCGGCGGCAAAGCGGTGCTCGGCATCGGTGTGACGATGCAGCCGGGCGGCGACGTGATCCGTCTGGGCAAAGCGCTCGACCAGCAGATGGGCAATCTGCGCGGCTACCTGCCTGCCGGCTTGCATCTGGTCGAAGTGTCGAGCATGCCGAACGCGGTCGCCCATTCCGTCGACGATTTTCTCGAAGCCGTCGCCGAGGCGATTGCGATCGTGCTGGTGGTCAGCCTGCTGTCGTTGGGCGTGCGCACCGGCATGGTGGTCGTGATCTCGATACCGGTCGTGCTCGCCGTCACGGCGCTATGCATGTATCTGTTCGACATCGGGCTGCACAAGGTGTCGCTGGGCACCCTGGTGCTTGCCCTGGGGCTATTGGTGGACGACGCGATCATCGCGGTCGAGATGATGTCGGTGAAGCTCGAGCAAGGCTGGACCCGCACGCGCGCCGCCGCTTTTGCGTACACCAGCACCGCCTTTCCGATGCTGACCGGGACGCTCGTGACCGTGTCCGGTTTCCTGCCGATCGCGTTAGCAAAGTCGAGCACCGGTGAATACACCCGTTCGATTTTCGAGGTGTCGGCGATCGCACTGATCGCATCGTGGCTCGCGGCCGTGGTGCTGATTCCGCTGCTCGGCTATCACATGCTGCCGGAACGCAAGCGCCAGGCACACGAAGCGGAGGACCACGAGCACGACATCTACGACACGCGTTTCTATACGCGGCTGCGTGGCTGGATCGGCTGGTGCATCGAGCGGCGCTTCGTCGTCCTCGCCATTACCGTCGTGCTGTTCGTTCTGGCAATGGCAGGCTTCACGCTAGTGCCGCAGCAGTTCTTCCCGAGCTCGGACCGTCCCGAGTTGCTGGTGGACGTGCGCTTGCCCGAAGGCGCGTCTTTCGAAGCAACGTTGCGCCAGGCAGAGCGTCTGGAGAAAACGCTGGTGGGTCGTCCGGAAATCGATCATACGGTGGACTTCGTCGGCACCGGCGCGCCGCGTTTCTATCTGCCGCTCGATCAGCAGTTGCCGCAGCCGAATTTCGCGCAATTCGTGATCACGGCGAAATCCGTGAAGGATCGCGAGAAGCTCGCGCAATGGCTCGAACCGGAATTGCGCAACAATTTTCCGGCAATCCGCACCCGCCTGTCGCGCCTCGAGAATGGGCCTCCGGTTGGCTATCCCGTGCAATTCCGCGTGAGCGGCGACGATATCGCCACGGTACGCTCGATCGCCGAGCGTGTTGCCGCAACCCTGCGCGCCGACGGCGGCACCCGCAACGTCCAGTTCGACTGGGACGAGCCTGCCGAGCGCTCAGTGCGCTTCGAAGTCGATCAGAAGAAGGCCCGTGAACTCGGCGTGAGCTCGGAAGACATCTCGAGCTTCCTCGCCATGACGCTGTCCGGCTACACCGTTACGCAGTATCGCGAGCGCGACAAGCTGATCAGCGTCGATCTGCGCGCGCCGAAAGCGGAACGCGTCGACCCGTCGGAGCTCGTCACGCTGGCAATGCCGACGCCCAACGGCCCGGTGCCGCTCGGCACGCTCGGTCATCTGCGCAACGACCTCGAATACGGGGTGATCTGGGAACGCGACCGGCAACCCACCATCACGGTGCAGTCCGACGTCGCTCCGGGCGCGCAAGGGATCGACGTCACCCACGCGGTCGATAAGGCACTGGGCCCGATTCGCGCCACGCTGCCGGTCGGCTACCGGATCGAAATCGGCGGCTCGGTCGAGGAAAGCGGCAAGGGGCAAACATCGATCAACGCACAGATGCCGATCATGATCATCGCCGTGCTGACGCTCCTGATGATCCAGCTGCAAAGTTTCGCGCGCGTGCTGATGGTCGTGCTGACCGCACCGCTCGGTCTGATCGGCGTGGTCGCTACGCTGCTGCTGTTCGGTCAGCCATTCGGCTTCGTCGCGATGCTCGGGGTGATCGCGATGTTCGGCATCATCATGCGCAACTCGGTGATTCTGGTCGATCAGATCGAGCAGGATATTGCGGCGGGACACAAGCGCTTCGACGCGATCGTCGGCGCGACCGTACGGCGTTTCCGGCCGATTACGCTCACCGCGGCAGCCGCCGTGCTCGCGCTGATTCCGCTGTTGCGCTCCAACTTCTTCGGCCCGATGGCCACCGCGCTGATGGGCGGCATTACGAGCGCGACCATCCTTACGCTGTTCTATCTGCCGGCCCTGTACGCCATGTCGTTCAGAGTGCGCAGCGACGAGCGCGAGCCGCCGGCGCCGTCTGGCACGACGCATACGGGGAACTGA